AACCAATTGATAGCAAATGTTTTTGGCTTTGCCAACACACAATAAAGCGTGAACAATCTGTCGTTGGATGATTAGgaggactgtggtatccccagccaaCCGAAGTTCAAGTCCCAGACTTGACACTGGTGCTGGTAAGGCGATGTTTCGTCGACTACGAAGGCGTCTGTggactttgtcaatctcaagatgatgtgctgactcattctctcggaggtgctcatagggggtaGGGGCAGGGTGTGCGTGCGCTTCCCGCGCAAGATCTTTGGTTTTCCCCTGGAACAGATGAAACACATGGGTCGCTTCTTATGTACTCGCTCAGAATGATTCTTCTCCGTCTATAGTTCATGGCCTACTAAAAGTAAAAGGTGCTCTAATGCAATCCTTATTGATGGAGAAAGAATCCAATCAGGTTGATAATAGTCGAGTGACATTACTTCGTCGATCCGAACTAAGGAATCAGTAAAGCCAGTATTTAGCATCAAACCAATCATAATTTTTCTAGATTTAGTTTAGACTTTCTGGTGAtgttcgttcagtgggaggagatgttcccatCGACTACGAAGGCACATgtgatgacttcgtcaatctcaaaatgTTGTGTTGGCTCAGTATCTCGTAGGTGCTTATGAGATAAAGGTGTGTGTAGGTGCGCGCGCGCGTTCATAGGAGCAATTGCGTAGCCAGCGCAGCACCATGCCCCGGGCTAAGCTCAGCGCTACAGTGTGTAGCGGCATTGTATCTACCGTCAACGAACAATCTTACTGCCATCCCGTCGCCAAGGCCTCCGTTGCCCGGGGCCTAGCTACGCCACTGCATAGGAGTGAATGTATGTGCATGTGTGTGATCATCTATGATTATATTGTGctcaagaaaaggaaaaaaaatccttttGAAGATAATTATTTTCAGCCATGTGACAACGATATGACTAACTTGTGACGTTTGATACTTGGCTAGAGACATGTAAATGAATCGTGGAAAGGAGATATTGACTTAGCATTGTGCTCCTAAAGATAAAAGGCTAAAGCAAACACTTTCGAATATTGCAACCTTCCCTGTCACTTACATCTAGCCACCAATACCAGTAGAAGCTAAAAGATCGAAAATGGAAGGAATGCAATACCTAAATTTGAAAAAAGCATAAACCTATAGCAACTCAAAGAGTTAGAAGTAGTAATACTATTAGTCATCGGCATCATCTTGAAACAAACCAAAAAATCTTTGGGAAATACAATAGAAACTCATACACGAAGATGTATTGTCTTGATTCTTTTAGATTGACAGGCTGTACTCtttcgcgcacattcatttttcttATTAACATGACCAAATATCTTGACCATTAGCACTCCATAtagtgtttttttttttgaaatgaacTCCATATAGTTTCTAGACATGTTCTGGTATTTAAAAAGCAACCACGGACCCAAGGATATTATTTTAGTAACAAGATTGTATTTCTCAACAATCGCATTATTAGATGATAAACCTTACTCTTCCTCCAAAGAAATAATACCCCAATGATAGCACATGTAAAAAAAATTTATCTCACGATTTCCTTTTCTGAAACAATGACataggaagaaaaaaaaggaaaagggtgCATTCATGCACCAATGCCGCCAAGGATGATTTATCCGATCCACTGGCTAGCTTTCCTCGGTCCTCCCCTTGAGAGGCCACCCAACAAAACTACACCGCACCCAACTCCCGCAACCTTTCCTCATGCCGAACCATCTAGGAATTCTCCTCCCTCCCCATTGCAGCCGCCTCCGTTCTCCCCCTCCGCGCTCCAACTCCTCGCCCGCACCGCTCTACTAGACTATGTGGAGCGATGATCCACCTACCCACCCGGCCTTGGTTCGATTCATTCCGTTTCTTGGAGGTGACGAACCGTGACTGTAATCATTTAAAAATTGAGTTACCAACTTGTGACATTCTTATGACAGACAAAAACTCTATTGTGCAACATTTGAGTGACAGAAGTCGAAGAAGAATAAGAAGTCATATTGGTCATGCGAACAATACATACATAAAAAATAAACCATGTAATGGAGTGTGGTTGATTCTGATGTCACGAAGACCATGACAtcacgtatgtgcctgaccggagGACGACCTGTACATTTTTCTATGCACTTCCTAATCCAACAATATATCCATAGTTTTCTTCGTACGCTCCGTTTTTTAATAGGTCTATTAATAAAAATTAAATCTTCAACTTCTCGCCCATGATTGTATTTCTTGACCACCAAGTCGCTGCAAAAAATGCCTAGCAATCGTCTCAAGATATTCTTTGCTAAttaaaaaaagattttttttgCTGAAAGAACATAACAACTGAaagaaaaagggaagggaaaaaaAGGGTGCACTGCATAGAACTAGTACTAgctaggaggaggaggaaagctGCACCAAATCCGCCAAGGATGGTTTTTTCTTCTTCGGTCCActacctttgcctttgcctttgcctttgcctttgcctagcctaggagaggagaggagaggagatcgACCAACAAAACCAACACAGCACCCAGCTCCCCTcccctttcctcccccctccgCCCGCCCGCCGAACCCTCCAGGAATTCTCCCCCCTCCCTCACCCCCCGTAGCCGCCGNNNNNNNNNNNNNNNNNNNNNNNNNNNNNNNNNNNNNNNNNNNNNNNNNNNNNNNNNNNNNNNNNNNNNNNNNNNNNNNNNNNNNNNNNNNNNNNNNNNNNNNNNNNNNNNNNNNNNNNNNNNNNNNNNNNNNNNNNNNNNNNNNNNNNNNNNNNNNNNNNNNNNNNNNNNNNNNNNNNNNNNNNNNNNNNNNNNNNNNNNNNNNNNNNNNNNNNNNNNNNNNNNNNNNNNNNNNNNNNNNNNNNNNNNNNNNNNNNNNNNNNNNNNNNNNNNNNNNNNNNNNNNNNNNNNNNNNNNNNNNNNNNNNNNNNNNNNNNNNNNNNNNGACTCCTCGtccgcgccgctccgccggacTGGCGTGGAGCGGGGATCCGTCCGTCCGCCGGGGCTCCGATTGATTCCCCCCGCCCGTCCGTCCGTCGGAGGTGACGAACCCTAACTCAACCTGCTTGGATGATTATTCTTCCCGGGGTCTGTTGATGTTTCTCTTGCTTCCTCCCCAATCCGCCTCACGTTGCCGATTCCTTCGCTGCTTCGATGGAGTAGCCAGTGGGTTTGCTGATTTCTTGCCAGATAATTAGGGGTTCAGTTGCTTGAACCCTCGGCAGGTCCGCCCCTAAAAGGTGGGATTTTTTTTTGGTTGGGGTCCCTTTTTGCTGCTATCCGGGTAGAGAAATTGGTGAAACCAGCTTGGAATTCAGCCCGATTCCCTCTCGCTTGTGTTTGGTTTCTTCTAGGCCCTGGCTCTGCTTCTCTGCTTCTGATCGTTCTCTGTAGTTCATCGAGTTCTTCGCGTTTGTCTTTAATCTGGGTGTGAAATTCGGAGTTCTAATCGCCGTCCCGGTGCTTGCTGTGTTTCAGGCTTCGTGTGGGAACGAGGCCAAGAGCAGGAGGAAGGAAACAGAGCCGGCCGGCTAAGTGACCACCAAGGCTGCCGCGGCGATGGCTCCGTCTCCGGCGGGCCCCACCTTCGAGGACCTTGAGCGCGACCTGCAGGCGGTGCTCATGGACCAGAACCACCATGGCAGCGGAGGCGGCGCCTCTGCCGAGGAGCTTAGCATGTACCGCAGCGGCAGCGCTCCCCCCACCGTCCAGGGCGCCCGCGCCGCCGTCGGCACGCTCTTCTCCGCCGCGCCCCCGGCCCACGTCGACAGCAGCGGCCTCGGCGGCGCCGCCGACATGCTCTCCGAGGAGGAGATTCTGTCTCACCCGGCGTACCTGCAGTACTACTACAACAACGAGCACCTCAACCCGAGGCTGCCCGTGCCGATGGTGTCCAAGGAGGACTGGCGCGCGGCGCAGCGGTTCCAGGCTGCCTCCGGGGGCATCGGGGACTGGAGGAGGCGGCCCTCGGAGGCCGCTGGCGGGAGCTCTCTCTTCTCGGTGCAGCCAGGGGCACGCGAAGGCAACGGAGTGGACTATCTCCTCAATGATAGGATGGGCAGAGGTGAAAGGAATGGCCTCGCACGTCAGCAGTCGTCGGAGTGGCTCGGCCAAGCAGCTGATGGGCTTATTGGGCTGTCTGATGTCAATGGCCTCGCCTCCCGTCGCAAGAGCTTTGCGGATGCCCTGCAGGTTGACAATATTTTCTCATTGCATTTGCTGTGATAGTGTGATCATAGATTCTTTAACCTTCTGTAGAAGTACATGTTTTATATGAATGGAAACAAATTGTCTTTGCACTTATACTGATAGGCTACTTCTACAATGCATCCCTTTTAAGACTATTTTGTAGCATGTAAGTCTCGGTTTGTTTTGTTATCTAATTTACAGTGGTTTCCATGACAGGAAAATATTAGCCGTCCTGCTTCTAAAGCTGCTCATCTTTCACGCTCTAATAGCCGGAATGCTTTTGAGAGCCCAAATCTTTCACGCTCTAATAGCCGGAATGCTTTTGAGGGCCCGAATCTTTCACGCTCTAATAGCCGGAATGCTTTTGAGGGCCCGAATCTTTCACGCTCTAATAGCCGGAATGCTTTTGAGAGCCCAAATCCAGTAAGGTCCTCTGAGTCATCGAAGGCACAACTGCAGAGTAGGTCAGAATCTATGAATGGCTTTCGGTCTGGATCGGCTTCACCCAGTCTTGTCAGGGTGCAAAGTTTAGGTTCTTCAATGTCGCACACATTTGCTTCTGCAGTAGGCTCTTCGATCTCAAGAAGCACCACCCCTGACCCTCAGTTGATGCAGAGGGCTCCAAGCCCTTGCCTTCCTCCAGTTGGAGTTAGGATGGGAAAAGCTGATAAAATGGTTGAAGGCAGAAATGTTGCTTCTCGTAATCATGATGGTTCTGACACTGCAGCAGCTCTATCTGCTATGTCCAGTTTAAACCTCTCGGGGAACAACATGGCCAATCTAGAAAGTGATGTGCAAAATCATATTTACCAGAACTTTGGTGGCGATCAAAGAGATGTGCTCTTCAATAATGTTCCAAAGGAGCATAGGCAGTTTTCTCCACATAATTTAGTTCATAATGCTGATGAAGAGCCGATAAATGCCCTTGAATATGCAGTCTTTCCAAATGGTAGCAGTCACTTGAGTAATCTAAATATGAGTAAACTGGCAGCTGAAAGCAACAGCAAGTTCCCTACACAATCACAGCATGGTAATGGGCACAAGAAAGGATCTTTGCTGAGCCCGACTGGACCTGTGTATCTCTACCAAAACCTGAATGGCGATAGCTCAAACACTGATGTACCTGGACGACATGCAAAGGCTAATTCACGAAGTCCTGGCTCGTCCATGCTGAATAATCACCTGAATACTGGtactctctctttccctctctctttctctctctgtctgtgtgtgtgtgttcccaTTGTTTCCTGACTTGTGTTTTCTTGCCCAGATGGTGAATATGCCAACCTTCTTTCAAGTCAAAGGGGGACTGGTTATCAGGTCCAACCAATGGATGCAGTCTATGCCCCTTACTTGCAGGCAAACCCCAACTCTCCCCTTGGTGCAGCTGGAAGCATGAGTCCTTTCCGGGGAAGTAACTTTTCTGGTTCAGGCCACATGGATAATGCTGCATATCAAAAGGCTTATCTTGCATCATTACTTGCTCAGCAGAAGCTACAGTATGGAATGCCATACATGGGCAAGTCTGGTGGTCTTAGCCCAACTCTTTATGGCAGTGAACAAGCATATGGCATGGACATGGCATATTTGTCAAGTCCGACATCTAGCCATTTTATCCCATCTCCCCAGGGTCATGCCAGGCAAGGAGATAGGCTGACACGTATTCCATCCATGGCAAGGAGCACCACTGGAGGAACCATGGGAACATGGAGTTCAGAGAATGGTCTGATAGATAATGCTTATGAGTCTACTCTGCTGGAGGAATTCAAGACCAATAAGACCCGATCTTTTGAGCTGCTAGATATTGTAGGTCATGTGGTCGAGTTCAGGTATTACTTCCTGGATTTAAACTGAGTATTGTTGTTGTGTTTATGTGGGATACTAATATGATTCTCCCTCTGCAGCTCGGATCAGCACGGGAGTCGCTTTATACAGCAGAAACTTGAAACAGCTTCTACTGAAGAGAAGAACATGATTTTTCCAGAAATACTTCCCCAAGCACGAATGTTGATGACCGATGTTTTTGGAAACTATGTTATACAGAAGGTGTGCAACTATCTTATGCATCAGTATCGAACAAATTTGATTCATTTATTAATGATTTTTGAGTTTATCTTGTTATTTTAAGACCTCAGCTTAATTTGTTGTTCTTGGCAGTTCTTCGAGTATGGGACTGAACCACAACAGAAGCAATTGGCAAACCTACTCAAGGGTCATGTATATACGCTGAGTACACAAATGTATGGTTGCCGGGTTGTTCAGAAGGTATGTATTGCTACAAACTAAACTTTCCCCTACGAAATCAGTTATGGACTAGCTGTTCACAGTCTTAGGGACATCATATTTTTCTGTAGGCTTTAGAAGTGGTTGGTGTGGAGCAACAAACACAAATGGCTTTGGAGCTTGACGGAAACACAATTATTCTGAAATTAGTTCGTGATCAGAATGGCAACCATGTAATCCAGAAGTGCATAGAATGCATCCCTCAAGAAAGGATACAGTTCATCGTTTCTGCTTTTTATGGACAAGTGGTTGAACTTTCCACCCATCCATATGGTTGCCGTGTTATTCAGGTGCTATATCAACCTATATCTGGTTTTAATGAATGTGTTTTCATTCACAATTTACTAAATTTACCTACCTGTATTGACTACCACCAGAGAGTCTTGGAGCACTGTGATGATGAAAGCACGCAAAACGCCATGATGGAGGAGATCATGCAGTGTGTGGTTCCTTTGACACAAGACCAGTATGGCAATTATGTTATCCAGGTAGCTGCTTATTCATTTACTTGTTAAATATTTGTCATTGAGCAATTTCACTTAGGCCTACTATATTAAATCAGTGGGAGGAATGGGTTATGTTGGGTTTCTTCTACCAAGTTAGCAgggtttttttttctatttttttttcggTTGCAAGTTGGCAGTTACTCcacatatttaggaacggagggagtacatatcatGTAAATGCTCTTTCTCTTGTTTTCATATCTTGTTGGAAGTAGTTTCTAACTACCGCATGTGCTTGGTACTGTTTTGTTCATACTTCCTGCCCAGTACCACTAAGTGTTTTGATTTGTTCGATGTGATCTATCATGCCGATAtatgat
Above is a window of Triticum aestivum cultivar Chinese Spring chromosome 6B, IWGSC CS RefSeq v2.1, whole genome shotgun sequence DNA encoding:
- the LOC123139891 gene encoding pumilio homolog 3, which codes for MAPSPAGPTFEDLERDLQAVLMDQNHHGSGGGASAEELSMYRSGSAPPTVQGARAAVGTLFSAAPPAHVDSSGLGGAADMLSEEEILSHPAYLQYYYNNEHLNPRLPVPMVSKEDWRAAQRFQAASGGIGDWRRRPSEAAGGSSLFSVQPGAREGNGVDYLLNDRMGRGERNGLARQQSSEWLGQAADGLIGLSDVNGLASRRKSFADALQENISRPASKAAHLSRSNSRNAFESPNLSRSNSRNAFEGPNLSRSNSRNAFEGPNLSRSNSRNAFESPNPVRSSESSKAQLQSRSESMNGFRSGSASPSLVRVQSLGSSMSHTFASAVGSSISRSTTPDPQLMQRAPSPCLPPVGVRMGKADKMVEGRNVASRNHDGSDTAAALSAMSSLNLSGNNMANLESDVQNHIYQNFGGDQRDVLFNNVPKEHRQFSPHNLVHNADEEPINALEYAVFPNGSSHLSNLNMSKLAAESNSKFPTQSQHGNGHKKGSLLSPTGPVYLYQNLNGDSSNTDVPGRHAKANSRSPGSSMLNNHLNTDGEYANLLSSQRGTGYQVQPMDAVYAPYLQANPNSPLGAAGSMSPFRGSNFSGSGHMDNAAYQKAYLASLLAQQKLQYGMPYMGKSGGLSPTLYGSEQAYGMDMAYLSSPTSSHFIPSPQGHARQGDRLTRIPSMARSTTGGTMGTWSSENGLIDNAYESTLLEEFKTNKTRSFELLDIVGHVVEFSSDQHGSRFIQQKLETASTEEKNMIFPEILPQARMLMTDVFGNYVIQKFFEYGTEPQQKQLANLLKGHVYTLSTQMYGCRVVQKALEVVGVEQQTQMALELDGNTIILKLVRDQNGNHVIQKCIECIPQERIQFIVSAFYGQVVELSTHPYGCRVIQRVLEHCDDESTQNAMMEEIMQCVVPLTQDQYGNYVIQHVLQHGKPEERTSIIKQLAGQIVKMSQQKFASNVVEKCLSFGSPEERQILINEMLGTTDENEPLQAMMKDQFANYVVQKVLETCDDHNRELILSRIKVHLNALKRYTYGKHIVARVEKLIAAGERRIGVSSQSCRD